The Desulfobacterales bacterium genome includes a window with the following:
- a CDS encoding DMT family transporter encodes MQSSAIRSDILLLLTATIWGFAFVAQRMGMEFVGPFTFNGVRFALGSLSLVPLLIIRRRQREMIQKALPLTSTTAAPLGGALAGAALFLGASLQQVGLVYTTAGKAGFITGLYVVIVPILGLFWRQRPDAGTWIGALLATAGLYLLSVTESFTIESGDGLELIGSFFWACHVLILGWLSPRMDVIKIAFFQYIVCSILSLITAGFIEIITLSGLIQAAVPILYGGICSVGIAYTLQVVAQKDAHPAHAAILLSLESVFAAIGGWIILAETLSLRAMAGCLLMLGGMLLSQLQGYIFPKSNPKAPPTALNSE; translated from the coding sequence ATGCAATCATCGGCAATCAGATCAGATATTTTACTGCTTCTTACCGCAACCATATGGGGATTTGCCTTTGTGGCCCAGCGGATGGGAATGGAGTTCGTGGGGCCGTTCACCTTTAACGGGGTCAGGTTCGCCCTGGGCAGTCTTTCTCTGGTTCCGCTGTTGATAATCCGCCGGCGCCAGCGCGAAATGATACAAAAAGCGCTTCCGCTGACTTCCACAACAGCCGCCCCTCTTGGTGGCGCTCTGGCAGGTGCCGCCCTTTTTCTGGGCGCATCTCTCCAGCAGGTCGGCCTGGTCTATACCACCGCGGGCAAAGCCGGTTTTATCACCGGGCTGTATGTGGTGATCGTCCCGATTCTGGGGCTTTTCTGGCGGCAGCGTCCGGATGCGGGAACCTGGATCGGTGCGTTGCTGGCGACTGCCGGCCTTTATCTGCTGAGTGTCACCGAATCGTTTACCATTGAATCCGGAGACGGTCTGGAACTGATCGGATCATTTTTCTGGGCCTGTCATGTCCTCATTCTCGGATGGCTTTCCCCCCGGATGGATGTGATCAAGATCGCCTTCTTCCAATACATCGTCTGCTCGATCCTCAGTCTGATAACTGCCGGTTTTATCGAAATCATCACCTTGAGCGGCCTGATTCAGGCAGCCGTGCCGATTCTCTACGGAGGTATCTGCTCGGTCGGCATTGCCTATACCCTTCAGGTCGTGGCCCAGAAAGATGCCCATCCGGCCCATGCCGCCATTCTGCTGAGCCTTGAATCGGTCTTTGCCGCCATCGGCGGATGGATCATCCTCGCCGAAACGCTGTCATTAAGAGCCATGGCCGGATGCCTTCTCATGCTCGGCGGAATGCTCCTGTCCCAGCTCCAGGGCTACATATTCCCGAAATCAAACCCAAAGGCTCCGCCAACGGCTTTAAATAGTGAATAA
- a CDS encoding aminotransferase class I/II-fold pyridoxal phosphate-dependent enzyme produces MSDKPHIKFADRMDQLPPYLFGRINKLKMKKRWNGDDVIDLGMGSPIDPAPDMVIQKLCEGAQDPKIHRYPASNGLRNLRQEITKSYRKDYDVNLDSESEIICTIGSKEGISHLCMALIGPGDTVLIPTPAFPIHIYAPIIAGGNAIRIPLATEEVFLNQLVTMCESIYPRPKVLIISYPHNPTSAIASMELFKEIVALAKRYQLIVIHDFAYAKITYDGYVAPSFLEAPGAIDVGVEFGTFSKTYNMAGWRMGYCVGNPDIIAALAKIKGYYDYGIFNAIQIAGIVALRHCDDEIRHQVQLYQSRRDTLCRGLTAMGWDITPPKAGMFVWAKIPEPFSRMGSMKFSIEMMNRANVAMAPGIGFGDDGEGYLRLALVENEHRIRQALRQMRQAMVEIDPKAVPTPLALAVETADD; encoded by the coding sequence ATGTCTGACAAACCACATATTAAATTTGCTGATCGTATGGATCAGCTGCCGCCATATCTGTTTGGCAGGATCAATAAACTAAAAATGAAAAAACGCTGGAACGGGGACGATGTCATTGATCTGGGCATGGGAAGCCCCATTGACCCGGCACCGGACATGGTGATTCAAAAGCTCTGCGAAGGGGCTCAGGATCCGAAAATTCACCGGTACCCGGCCTCCAACGGTCTCAGAAACCTGCGTCAGGAAATTACCAAAAGCTACCGTAAGGATTACGACGTCAATCTGGACAGCGAATCGGAAATTATATGCACCATCGGATCCAAAGAAGGCATTTCCCATTTGTGCATGGCGCTGATAGGCCCCGGGGATACGGTCCTGATTCCCACCCCGGCCTTTCCGATCCATATCTACGCTCCCATTATTGCCGGCGGAAACGCCATCCGCATCCCGCTGGCCACCGAAGAGGTGTTCCTGAACCAGCTGGTCACCATGTGCGAATCCATCTATCCCCGGCCCAAAGTGCTGATCATCAGCTATCCGCACAATCCCACGTCTGCGATCGCATCCATGGAGCTGTTTAAAGAAATTGTCGCGCTGGCCAAAAGATACCAGCTGATCGTTATTCATGACTTTGCGTACGCCAAAATCACCTATGACGGATATGTGGCCCCGAGTTTTCTTGAAGCTCCCGGCGCGATTGACGTGGGGGTTGAGTTCGGCACCTTTTCCAAGACCTACAATATGGCCGGCTGGCGCATGGGCTACTGTGTCGGAAATCCTGACATCATCGCAGCCCTCGCCAAAATCAAGGGATATTATGATTACGGCATTTTTAACGCTATCCAGATTGCCGGGATTGTCGCCTTGAGGCACTGTGATGATGAAATACGGCACCAGGTTCAACTGTACCAGAGCAGACGAGACACACTTTGCCGGGGACTGACCGCAATGGGATGGGACATCACCCCGCCGAAAGCCGGAATGTTTGTCTGGGCGAAAATTCCTGAGCCATTCAGCCGGATGGGCTCCATGAAGTTTTCCATTGAAATGATGAACCGCGCCAATGTGGCGATGGCACCGGGAATCGGCTTTGGCGATGACGGAGAGGGATATCTGCGGCTGGCGCTGGTGGAAAATGAACATCGTATCCGGCAGGCGCTTCGGCAGATGCGGCAGGCCATGGTAGAAATCGATCCGAAAGCCGTTCCGACACCACTTGCTCTCGCAGTAGAAACTGCGGACGATTAA